The DNA sequence GTCACATTCTTTTTACCTAATATATCTCATCAATGCTTCTATGATTCTATCCACACTATATAAACCGGGAATTCACTAACTTGTCCATTGAAGGATGAATGTTATGAGGAATTTAATTTACAATCTAACTCATTTGTTTTTTCTAAGAATACTCTATACCCTGTAGTGCAATATTCATCATCTATATGATGCTTGCAATGAGTTGAAAAAATTCCTATCTTGCTTTCTTTCCAAGTGTTCTGTACAAGTCACTGAAGTCAGTTCTGGTATTCCTGTGTGCTTGATAGTAGTGAAAATTTGAAGGTTAGATAGAGGAAAGTTGAGAGAGGTATCTAAGCTTATAGTTACTCCATTTTCACTTGGTTGATTGAGTTTATCAAGAGTCAAACTATTCAGAAAAGCTTTGTTGTTAGGTGAAGACACACCCATGCATATCTATTATGCCACTTCTtatttctgtattttttttGCTGTTGTTTTAGCTATTatgtataataaatataattaatggGAGAAATAGATCTTCTACTGAGCTGTGTTGTCAACAAAGCTAATAATAATATTGATAAAGTTGTGCACATTACATGAGTCCTCTTGAATCATGATTCATGATGTCTTGTTGgaaacttgagttaactaatgATTATTATGGTAAGAATAGTGTTGTCATATTCTTGCATTGCACCCATTGGGTCAGACTTCGATCAGCTCCATTGACAGGCATCAACCAATTATTGCACCACTTGAATTTCCACTATTTCTTTTTCAGTAGAAAAACCACCATTGTGAGCATTAAAGCCTTGAATATCAGACAGAAACTTACCAAAAATAGAAACCCTTGAATCATAATATTCACCTGCagtctaaaaaaaaaatcccaTTAAACGCTCCCGTGTCTTTTGACCAAATCAGATCTTCATTCTCCCCAGCTTATTAATACCGAATAGATAATAAGTTAATAAcacaaaattattatatttaatttaatatttataattttatattatataatatttatagttatatatttattaaatttaaattgtttatttattttggtaataattaaaaaatataaaataaaaaattgtaggTTACTTTTTGCTGATTTTTACTTCTTCTAAATATCTTTTATTTGCAAATTTCTGGCAATGAATATAACTATTTGGATTGAACTCAACTCTTAGTAATATTAATGTAGTGAATGTGGAAAATAATCAGGAAATAAAATATTCATCAAATATTCACCTTTGAATGAAAAATTAGTTCTAATTTGATCTAACGATAAAACTTCCTTATTTTACCTTCTAAAGTAAAATCCTACGGTAAACAAATTGGTCCAATAGTTTATTGGCATAATGAAAATCAATTGAGAAGGAACAAAGGAACAAAGacataagaagaaaaagaaaaaagactTGTTGAActtatttacaaaaataatttgctcacataacatttttttcttattctaaAACACAagtcaaattttattttctaaaattggaaaaatacatacatacattcatacatgtATCTTCTTTAAAGAGGTAGTGTTATCCGACAGTAACAAGAATTAAATACGAAAGATTCGATCTCATTCCGTTAGCAAACTCATTAATGAGAAAAAAACTtcaagaaaattaattaattgacaGCCCGAATTCGTTGAAGAttatcaaatcaattttttattttttttacacaGATATTATTGTTTAGTACTTTGAAATTGTAACGATGAACCGGTGCAAGCAATTCTTTCCAATTGCAAATTGGAACCGAATCATTAAGACGTGAAAATTTATTCCACACAAGTGGACAGAAGATGGTAATAAAAATTGCCTTATCAAACAAGTTTGCTCAGCAAGAGACAGCTGAAAAAGGAAAGTAATTTTTCATTTGTTCAAGATATCTGTATAAAACACCAAAATAAGCAAGTTATTTGTAATAACCGAGTTTTATCAACTTGTACTAAAAGTTTAAAATAGAACACACTATTATTAGTAGCAATAAAAGCACATAACCCTCCCAAATCACGTAGCCAATCAGTCAAATTTAATTCTAAGATTTTCTAAGTTAATACAAAGATATTAATTAGAAGAGTAGAACCGATTTCTCTAATTATAAAGATCTCAGTATATTCAATTAAACCTTTTAATATTGTGCACAACTACAAACTCTAATCAACACTATACAATACAagtttttatataaataaccTTTAATCATGCCACTATCAATAcctattcaaattcaaaattgcATAATCTCTTTCTCTCTTGAGCCATGGCAGGACAAAGTTCTGATGCTTGTCCTTCTGAGTCCTCTAGCATCTCTGGCACCTCCCAAGGGATTGATAACAACACAAGGGACAATGATCTAGCTTCTGAACCGGACCAAGCCTCAAATTCCAATAATAATATGGAAAGGATATTGGATTTTGTGAAGCTCTCCAACAACGATGTTTCATCGATTCGTTGTTCTTCCAACGTGAAAGAGCTCGATTTTTTCAACACTGGGAAGAGGGTGATGGGATCATCGTCAACTTGGACTAATAATAATGTTGACGAAGGAAAAGATGAAAACactgaagaaaaagaaaggactTCAGAGCCGAAAACTTTCTCTTGCAATTTTTGCAAGAGAGAGTTCTCGTCCTCTCAAGCCCTTGGTGGGCACCAAAATGCCCACAAACAAGAGCGTGCGATAGCGAAACGTCGCCAAGGGATGGACACGGGTGCTTTTGGTCACCCTCACTTTCCATATTACCCTTACCATAGCTTTTCCACACCATCTTTATATGGGTCCTATAACAGGACACTTGGGGTAAGAGTGGAGTCTATGATTCACAAACCTTCTTATCCTTGGTCTGCTGGTCTTAGGTTTGGTCGTAATCATAATTGGTCAACGCAGGGGATTCTaggttcatcatcatcattagcACTTGATAGGTTAAGTATTGAGGGTTTACAACCAAATAATGAAGTAGGTGGGGTTAGTggaattcaagcaagttcttcAAATTTGAGAAAAGAAGATGATAATGATGGTAATGGAACTACTTCCCAATTAGGAGATTCTTCTACCAACAATGTTGATACAAGTCTCACTCGCCATGCAAAGGATGATCAGGATACCAAGCCAGATAATGAACCCTCTAGTTCCGAGTCTCCAGGGCTT is a window from the Arachis stenosperma cultivar V10309 chromosome 3, arast.V10309.gnm1.PFL2, whole genome shotgun sequence genome containing:
- the LOC130967311 gene encoding zinc finger protein 4-like, whose amino-acid sequence is MAGQSSDACPSESSSISGTSQGIDNNTRDNDLASEPDQASNSNNNMERILDFVKLSNNDVSSIRCSSNVKELDFFNTGKRVMGSSSTWTNNNVDEGKDENTEEKERTSEPKTFSCNFCKREFSSSQALGGHQNAHKQERAIAKRRQGMDTGAFGHPHFPYYPYHSFSTPSLYGSYNRTLGVRVESMIHKPSYPWSAGLRFGRNHNWSTQGILGSSSSLALDRLSIEGLQPNNEVGGVSGIQASSSNLRKEDDNDGNGTTSQLGDSSTNNVDTSLTRHAKDDQDTKPDNEPSSSESPGLDLSLKL